The window ATTTTGAAGCAGTGTAAAATGGAGTTAGTCGATGGAAAGGTACGCCCGTTAACTAAGAGTCGTGAAGAAGCCATTTTAAATAAAATGAAAGAGTTACAATCCGATGCGATGCGTATTATTGCTTTTGCTTATCAAGAAACAAATCGCAAAGAAGAGTTTATCGGAAAAGAACGCTTTGATAATCAGTTTATTTTCCATGGATTTGTTGGAATTAATGATCCTTTACGTGAAGGCGTTAAAGAATCGATTGAATGTGCACGTCGAGCAAGAATTGAAACAAAAATTTTAACGGGTGATAACATTCATACGGCGATTGCCATCGGAAAAGAAATCGGTATTTTAACAGCAGGTAAACGTGCCGTTGAAGCAAGTTACATTGATAGTTTAACAGATGCCGAACTTAGAAAAGAAATTAAGGATATTGCGATTGTCGCACGTTCAATGCCAAATACAAAAATGAGAATCGTCTCAGCGCTTCAAAAAAATGGTGAAGTGGTTGCCGTTACAGGAGATGGAATTAACGATGCACCAGCTTTAACAAAAGCAGATGTTGGGATTGCGATGGGAATTGCAGGAACAGAAGTGAGTCGTAATGCAGCGGATATTATTTTAACAGATGATAGTTTTAATACGATTATTGAAGCCATTAAATGGGGACGTGGAATTTATAATAACTTCCAACGATACTTACAATTTACGTTAACGGTTAACGTGATCGCCTTTTTATTAACAATTATTTCACAGATTATGGATCATCCTTTACCGTTTACAACCATTCACTTACTGTGGGTGAATATTATTATGGATGGACCTCCAGCGCTTGCTCTTGGATTAGAACCAATTCGTGAAGCAGTCATGAAACGTAAACCAATTTCGAAAAATGCAAATATTATTAATCGATTCATGTTACAAACCATTTTAGTGAATAGTTTATTTATGATGATTGTGTTACTTTGTCAATTAGAGTATAACTTCTTAGGGGCAGATTTAACGCATGTGACAGCGGGTGCTAATGAAGAACAAACGGTTATTTTCAGTTTATTTGTCAGTTTAGTCATTTTTAACGCCTTAAATTGTCGAGAATTTGGTTTGGTAAGTATTTTCGTGAATTTCTTTAAAAATAAAGTGGCACTTTTAATTTTATTTATCACGTTTATTATTCAAATCACCGTGACTCAGTTAGCAGGTGGATTCTTCCATGCCGTTCCGTTAAGTTTCATGATGTGGGTTAAAATCATTGCTTTAGGATCAACGGTTGTCTTATTTAACGAATGCTTTAAATGGATGTTACGACTGATTAATATTTCTCGTAAAAAAGCTAAACGTGCTAAAAAGCATGAAGTCATCGTTTCAAAAGAAACAACGATTTAAATTAAAAGAGGAATTCAATGAATCATTGAATTCCTCTTTTTTGTGGTAAAGAGCAAGGAAAAAGTCCTTTTCTATTAGAAAAGGACTTTTTGATGAGGTTAAAAAGAGACGGATTGATGAATTGGATAAACAACGTTATTTATTTCAATATAAAGTTCATAAGTTCCACTTAACCCTTCAGCATTAATGAATTGTGTGATCATTAATTGATTTTCGTCAGTTAGTGCATCAGGATTAAACAAATCAATACACATTGCTGAATAAGGAGTCGTTGTAATTCGAACACTGTACACTCGTTGATCACCTAATCGATTTAAAATCAGTTTAACTTTATCCCCTTCATAAAAGGCTCCTGTCATCATGAGACGATCTGATTCTTGAGTGAAGTTGATTTGATACGTATCATTTAATTCATTTTCATTAAAGAATAAACCATTTACTTTGATAGGTAGTGTTTTTGTTTCTCCTAAATGACCTAGACGTTTTCCAAGTTCAAGGGAGTAAGATGTTGATTCAGGATAAAGGCTCATTTTAGAGGCACGATAATAATGAGCGGGTAACTCCATTTCAAAGAGACGTTCTTCATCTAACATTTCAATCATGCGACTTGAAAGGGTGGCATCTTCATAAAAATAAGCCGGTTGATTTAAAGCCTCACCATTTAAACTTCCAATCCCACCTGAGAGAATGAGATAGTGATCCGTTCCTAAATCATCAATTTCTGAAACATACGGTGAGTAAAAAGAAGAACCTTCGTCTTTTCCAAATTCAAACATTTGCTCAATCGTCATCTCTTCTTTATTTAAGTGATAAATAACACCCCTTGAATAATTATCATTGGCACTTAAGTACGTATAAGGATCTTTTGAACGATTGTTTCCATTATCGAAGATCGCTAAGTTTTGATTCGGTAACATTTTAGCGGAATGTTGTGACCATTGCCATTCAAAGTCTTCTCCAATTGGGGTGAAAAAGTAAGAGGACAACTCTTCAGGCCATCCCGTCGGATCCCCGACAATCCAATTTAGCTTCCCACTTTCATAATCAATACTAATGACGGCATCTTGATGACGTCCTGATAAAATAATCGCTTGATTTTCTTCATCAAAGTCAACGGAATTGTTGTGAAACCAGTCGTGTTCCGTCCAATTTTCGCTTTTAGCAGCCTCTGTTGGAAGAACAGTGGAAAGATCCCACGATTTAACGACCTCACCCGTCAAACGATCAAGTTCGATGACATAGTCTTCAACGGTCATTTTAGCTGGATTATTGGCGGCAACTAATAAATTACCGTTTGGTAATTCTACCGCATCGTGATGATAGCCACCTTCAAAGACGTACTCTGTATAAACCTTACCTAATAAATCCATCTCCATTAATCCAGCCATGTAATAAGGAGGAGCCATTAATCGATCAGAACTTAGTAATAAATTTCCATTCTTTAAGCGTTTAATGTCCCAAACATTTTTAGTCGTTAAATACCATCGCACATCTCCATTCACATCATAAGCAGCGGTATAACCTTCAGAAGAGGGCGTGAAAAAGTATAAATCGTTACTTAATTTCTCTTTATTTGCATTGATAGACGTAGGTAAAGGGAGATCCTCTGGTAACGGATCCGTTTTGATTTGAATCGTTTTCGTTTGTCCATCACTTAACGTCACGATGATGTCGTTGAGTGAATCTGGATAAAGCCCATAAATAGGAATGAGGTGAGAAGTAGCTGCCTCAAAATCTTGTGTAAACGTTGAGTGCTCATCTTTTCCTAAAATCGTTACACGAACAGAGACTAAGTCTTCCGTGTTAAAGGCCATTAAGGCGGTTAAAGGAGACGATTCGTACGGATTAAGGATAAGATAGGGATTATTAAAGGTATAGTTACCTTGTTCGATGGTCTCGCCCAACGTTAAATCAATCTGTTGTTGCTTCGTTAAAGTATCGGGAATTTGCTCAACAGATGGAGATTTTTTATTAAATAAAACGAGAATAACCGTAGCGATCAAGATGAAAAGTCCCCCTAATAAATACTGATGATATCTTTTATTCATAATGAACTCCTTTCAAAAAAATCCAATTTCTTTTTATCGTATCATACAAACATAAATTTACACTAATAAAACAGCATTAATTTTGTGTTTTTTCTAAAGTTAAATCTCATAAGGGGAAGAGATTAATAACATAAACGTGTCAAAATTAATTTTTAAAAGGCTTTAGTCGGTGAAGACAATCAAGTGAAGTTTAAAAAAGCCATCTTAAAGATGATGGCTTTTTTAGATTTTATTTAATAACTGAAATAAATTGACGATCATCAACTGTCACATGTTGATGCTTCTTAAAGTAATCAATAATAATTTCTGTTATTTCAATTTGGATTTCTTTTAGGACAGGGCAGCCACGTAAAAAGTCATAACCTCCAACTCCACTTGAACGGTAATTATTCATCACTAAACTATACGTATCCTCAGGTTGGACCTCTTGGTTATTAACGACCATTGACGTCACACGTTCACCCACTGGCTTCGTTAAGTCAAATGTGTAAAACACATTTGAGAAAAAGTCGTAGTTATAATGAGAGACTTTTGGCTGAAGGAAACGACGAGAAACAGAAGTTTCACCATTTTCATAATGAATATATGAGGCACAAACTTCTAGTGCTTGTTTTAAAATTTGCCCTGTTACTTCTAAAACGACTAATGTATTTGGATAAACATAAGTTGAGACGATATCGCGAACCGTTACGCTTGTATTAAAGCCTTTAATCGAGTTGGCAAAAGACGTACATGCTAAATCAGCCTCAGAAACTTCTAATTGAATTTGATTAATAAAGTTGGCAAGTAGTGATCCGTGAATCGCCATGTCGATACGTTCAGTTGGTTGTAACTCGGTATTTAAGTAACCAACTGGAGAGTCTAACCATGTTTGAATACGCTCTTCAAGTGGCATTAATGCTTGATAGAGTGAAGGTTCTGGATTAATGTCCACCGCATTTAATGACGAAGTCACTGTAATCGATTGATCGTCATGTTGTGTTAATTCCACTTGAGCATATTTTGCTGCATTATGTGGCGTTTGAATGATATGTGTTCCAAATAACGTTTGATTTTGTAAAGGAACATGTTGATGTCCTGTTAATAATAAATCAAATTGTAACTCTTTACAAATCTTATAGGCGATATTTTCTGATGAAGAACTTAATTGTTCATGAGTTTGTAAATCGTACTCAAATCCTCCGTGATAAATCCCAATTAAAACATCAACTTGAGATTTTAACTCATCGTGTAAAGCTTGAATGGATGAAAAGGTATCGCGGACTTCAAAGTTCGTTAAATTATAGGCTTTTTCCCAAATTGGAATAAAGTCAGTCGTAAATCCAATAACTCCTACTTTTAATCCATTTTCCATCACTTTAATATCAGAAGATGCGATTGGTAAAACACCTGTTTTATCGACAACGTTAGCACATAAACATTTAGCGTTTAAATGTGTTAAATAAGATTTTAAATAGTTGTATCCATAATTAAACTCGTGATTTCCAAGTGTGACGTAATCGTAACCACCTTCATTCATCACCATCGCCATTGGATGTTTTTCTAAGTTCTCTGAACTTAAAAATGTCATAAAAGGCGAGCCTTGAATCGTATCTCCACCATCAATAATTAATGTATTACCATCTTTTTTATACTGAGACAGGATGTTTAAAAGTCCCATTGGTTTTTCTGTTCGATCGGTATAATCGGTTGGATAGATATAACCGTGTAAATCCGATGTGAAATAAATTTTTAATTGTTTCATATGTAACACCTCATTTTAAATTATACCATAAACTTTGATCTCGTACTGCGATTCCTATGTGTTATTATTTTGATAAATGTTTTAAAACATGTAAAAAAATCTGATTGGATTCAAAAAAAAGAACATGAGACTCATATGAAACGAAAAATGTGCTAAAATAAAAAGAAATCTTTCATGATAAAGGATGTTTGATGATGATGGAAAAAGTAATTGGCTATCAAAAGTCTGAAATAAAAGACAAATCTTTGAATTCCTCAGCGAATTTAGAAGAAATAGCATACATGGATTTATTAACGTTAATTTCACAGCTAGACTCAAATCCTAACGAATTAGCGTTGAAAAAAGTTCCAAAACTACTGAAACAAACCAAACAAGTTCTTAAAACGAATCAAAAAACAGTGAAACAAACGTCAAAACTGAGCAAGCAAACGAAAAAATATTATTACAAAGTGTCAAAGGCCATTATTAAGTTGTTAAAAAAAGATGAATTACCTCAGGAATTGAAATTAGAATTAATTAAATTGCTAAATGAGATCACCCTTAAAATAGAAGCATGTGATGAAAGAGATAAATACTTTTTTGGTGAACAACATAAAAAAACGATAAGCTATGGAAGTGTCGCCTTCCTCACATTAGCAGCGATTTATGGTGTGGTTGCAAGTAAAAAATCATAATCAAACTGACAGTTAAGAAAGCGACGCTTCTTAACTGTTTTTTTAGCAAAATGTGTTTGATAATAGAGAGAATCTTCGTTCATGTTTTTGTCACCTGAAGAATACATTGTAATAGATGAATTAATAAGGGAGGCGGGTGAGAATGAAGGGCCCAATCCAATATCAGAGGCATTTTGTGTTACAGGTTCATTGCATAATTAATGCTTTTTGCTTCTTAGTCACTTTTTTGTGTGTATTAATCTTACGATTTAGGATAGGATTGCTTGAATTATTAGCGTTACTTCTTCCGATCATCGGAATATTAGCATTGTTTATGAATGAAAATTTAGGAAAAGGGCGAAAGGTTGTGAAAGAATGCTATCTTTTTGGAAGTTTAGCCAGTATTTTTTCACTCTTTTTCGTGTCACAGGTCTTAGTTCAATTTTGTTATACGGGGTGGTTGTGGGGAACATTTTATTTTCTTTTTACCGGAGCTGTCGTCGCGGGAATCATTTATTTTTTATTTTTTACTCATGTTCAGCTCATTAACAAGTGCATGAGTCCCATTAGTTTAGCCGTTGCGTTAGTCGTTTGGATTTTAATTTCCATTGTTATTTATCGATTTTTTTTATGCTACTTTTTTAAAGCAGGATTTATTTTATTGTTTAGTTATCTTTTATGGGTATTAGATATTATTCTTGCCGTATTTATTTGTTTAGATTTAAGAATTATTTTATTCAAAGGGCGTTAAAGGAGATTTATCATGCAGCAAATTCAATCTTTACATCAACTTCACTATCAACCATTAAAGCGTCAAGATTTAGTATCGTTAGGCGCGTTATATCAGGATCCGTTGTTTACTAAGCATTACGGAGAGATAGAAGAACATAAGCAGACGTTAAACGATTTAAATCACTGGTTTGATGAATATGAACAGATGCAAACGGAGCGTTATTATTCTATTTTTTCAAATCAGACATGGGTTGGTTTTATTACGTTGAGTGATTTTGATGAGAGCGAATCGGAAGCATGGTTAAGTATTGGGCTTCAACCTAACGTTTGGGGACAGGGCATTGGTAGTTATGTTTTAAAGGCATTTATAAAAGCGTGTTTTGATCAACGAAACATTGAAACCATTCGATTGAGTGTGTTTTCAAGTAACGAACGTGCCTATTGTCTTTATTTAAAGCTTGGATTTCAAGTTGAAAAAATATACGTGAAAGAGGAGCTTCCACTTGATTTTAAAGAGGATATTTATCAACTTTACTTAAAACGATAAAATGAGGGGGATTGGAGGAGTAAGAATGAAGGGAAATCAAATTAAAAATAGCAACTGGCATGAAAGAGAAAACGAACAGCCACGTTATTTTAAAACGAACGAGTACTTACATTTTGATGAAACAGTCATCGAATCACATAAAGTGGCTAGTTTAAGTTTTCATATGGAGGAGTATGAGCGATTAGTTTATACGGAAACAATAGCGTGTGATGAAGCTAAAAAAGTAACGGTTGGTTTAGTGATTCGTGGAAATGATCTAGAAGAAATTAATTATAAAGTCGCTTTTTATAATGAAGCAGATGTGTGTGTGGATGTATATTCTCATAATGTGGTGGCAGAAGTGACACCACAGTTTAAACGCGTATGTGTGACCTATCCTGTGCCAAATGGAGCATGTTATCTGAAGGTAGGATGGGAGTTTAAAGGAATAAATACAGGAATTACATTGTTTAATCCTTCGGTTCAACTGATGGATTAAACCGTTGCTTGTGTTTGAAAATAAATCACTCTTAAACGATAGATAAGAAACGTAGGAATCTTTAGACGAATATAGTCAGGAGGGTCCTACGTTTTTATGATTCATCATGAGACTGCTACGTCGCATTAATTTGATGATGTCAACGACAGTTAGGTTAGCACGTTTAAAGCGAGTCTTATCCATTGACACATTGTTATCCTTTCAATCAATCGATTGTTATTTTTGGTAAATGATGTATAATGGTATTAAATGATGATGTCATAGGGGGAGTGTTGATGACAAAGAAAACGATGGCTATTGTTTTATTTCCTACGCTGTATATATTAGTAATAACGATTCTTTGGGTTAGTTCTTTTGGACTTAATGTGGGATTAGATATGAAAGGAATAATGGCTGTTTCATTAGTCGCGTTATTTCCTTTATTAATCTTAATCCAAGGTCTTATCAGTGCTTTAAATCGGATCAATATAGGTCTATCTTTAGGAATGTCTATTTTATCCACCATGTTATTCATTATCGGTTTACAGGCTGATGACACACAAGACTTAATGTATTCTTACGGTAAGATTTATTTCATGTTTGGTATTATCGGATACATGATCGGTCAAGTGATTAATAAAATGAAGTCTATTAAAAAGAAGAAAGAACTAGATTAGGGAGTCATAAAGCGGACAGATGTTCTGTCCGCTTTATGATTTTCTTGATCATCATGCAAATTATGTAAGTCATGATAGTTGCTTCATTCTTTTAATAAAAAACAACCATTGAAGATGAGGTCACTGAAAAACGCATCACAATAAATGGAAACCACTGAAGCAAGAATTGTCTCAGTGGTTTTTCTTATACATGATATAATTTTACTATCATTGACATTTTTGGAGGCTCATCATGATTAAAGACTTTGAACAATTATCCTTAAATCTTTCTCAAGGACATCCCTTATACGATAAAATCGTTCCCAAAAATCATCCCTTACGTTTAATCGAGGAACAGATTGATTTTTCATTTGTCACACCGTTACTAAGTGATCGTTATTCCATTGATTATGGACGTCCTGCCTATTCTCCTGAAGTCATGTTTAAGTTATTATTCCTTAAAATGCTTTACAATCTGTCGGATGAGCGTGTCATTCAAGAGGCTCAAGTCAATATGGCTTATAAATACTTTTTGAATTTAGACCCCGAAGATCCACTCATGCATCCGTCTTCCTTAACTAAGTTCAGAAAACTGAGATTAAATCAGGAGGACATCTTAGAGGATTTATTAGGTGAAGTGATTAACCAAGCGATTCAAAAGAACTTAATTCCATCAAAGACACTGATCATGGATGCCACACATACACGAAGTCGGTATAAAGTTAAAACTCCCATTGAGAATTTAAGAGAGGTTTCTAAAAATATCCGAAAACAACTTTATCGTTACGTTCCTGAGGTGAAGGATCATGTTCCTCCAAAGCTTCATTCCACTGCTTCACTTGAAGAAGAGGTCATTTATACTCAAGAATTAATAGAGTTTTCTCATCGCTATCAAGATAAAAATAGACAGATTCAAGAAGCGAGAGAAAAAGCGTTAGATATCCTAAAAAATCGAACCTACCAAGCCATTCTTTCTGTCTCAGATCCAGAAGCTAAAATGGGTTATAAATCTAAAACTGAGGCGTTTGCCGGATATAAGACACATCTAGCCATCACGGAGGAGCGTCTCATGACAGCGATTGAAGTGACCACGGGTGAAGTCAGTGATGGAAAGTATTTGAAAACATTGGTTGAAAAATCAAAAAAGAACGGGATAGAAGTGAAAGAAGTCTTAGCGGATGCCGCCTATTCAAGTAAAGAGAACTTAGGGTACATGGAGCAAGAAAATATAACGGCTGTAACGCCGTTAAATCCAATTGTCTTAAATGGTGGAAAACGAGAAGTTGAAGGATTTGAATATAATAAAGATGCGGGACAAATGAGATGTCCAGCTGGACATTTAAGTGTCAGAAAAGCCCGTACGGGAAAGAAAAATCAAAAAAAGAATCAGAGTTTAACCTATTACTTTGAAATAGAAAAATGTAAGCATTGTCCTTTAAGAGATGGGTGCTATAAACCCGGGGCAAAATCTAAAACTTATTCCATGACCCTTAAATCGGACATTCATCAAAAAGCCATCGACTATCAGAAGACAAATGAATTTAAGGATAGGAAAAAACAACGTTATAAAATTGAGGCGAAAAATGCCGAGTTAAAACAGTCTCACGGATTTCAAACATGTAAATTCGCGAGACTTTTCGGCATGAAAATCCAGACCTATTTAACAGCTTTTGTCGTTAATACGAAGAGAATAGTGAAGTTAGTGACAGAAAAACAAGCGATCTTTCAGATAGGTTTATTGAATCTCATACAAAAAATGGATATGATAGAGAGTAAGGAAAAAGGAGCCTATTATTTTATAAATAATAAGCTCCTTTTTCAGTGGCCTCTTGAAGATCAATGGTTGTTTCACTTAGGAAAAGTTTTTTATGAGTTAGTGTGACGTTTTTCCATCGTCCAACCCGTTGCAGCTAAAATCAATGAAATGACTGGACATAAAAGATTAAAGAACGCAAAAGGTAAGAAGCTAATCGGATTAACGCCAAGTGTTGCAAGCATATACGAACCACAAGTAGTCCAAGGAATTAAAGGCGATGTCACAGTGGCACTATCTTCAATGGCACGTGATAAATTTTTAGCGGCTAAATTTCGTTTCTCATATTCATCTTTGTACATACGACCTGGCATAACAATCGCTAAATATTGATCTCCCGTTAGAATATTGGTAAAAATACACGTGATAATGGTTGCAAAGACTAAGCCAAATGTTCCTTTAGCAAATTGTAAAATTTGTGTTGCGATCGTTTCAAGGATACCTGTTTTTTCTAAAACTCCACCAAATGATAGAGCACAGAT of the Turicibacter sp. TJ11 genome contains:
- a CDS encoding GNAT family N-acetyltransferase, encoding MQQIQSLHQLHYQPLKRQDLVSLGALYQDPLFTKHYGEIEEHKQTLNDLNHWFDEYEQMQTERYYSIFSNQTWVGFITLSDFDESESEAWLSIGLQPNVWGQGIGSYVLKAFIKACFDQRNIETIRLSVFSSNERAYCLYLKLGFQVEKIYVKEELPLDFKEDIYQLYLKR
- a CDS encoding aryl-sulfate sulfotransferase, with the translated sequence MNKRYHQYLLGGLFILIATVILVLFNKKSPSVEQIPDTLTKQQQIDLTLGETIEQGNYTFNNPYLILNPYESSPLTALMAFNTEDLVSVRVTILGKDEHSTFTQDFEAATSHLIPIYGLYPDSLNDIIVTLSDGQTKTIQIKTDPLPEDLPLPTSINANKEKLSNDLYFFTPSSEGYTAAYDVNGDVRWYLTTKNVWDIKRLKNGNLLLSSDRLMAPPYYMAGLMEMDLLGKVYTEYVFEGGYHHDAVELPNGNLLVAANNPAKMTVEDYVIELDRLTGEVVKSWDLSTVLPTEAAKSENWTEHDWFHNNSVDFDEENQAIILSGRHQDAVISIDYESGKLNWIVGDPTGWPEELSSYFFTPIGEDFEWQWSQHSAKMLPNQNLAIFDNGNNRSKDPYTYLSANDNYSRGVIYHLNKEEMTIEQMFEFGKDEGSSFYSPYVSEIDDLGTDHYLILSGGIGSLNGEALNQPAYFYEDATLSSRMIEMLDEERLFEMELPAHYYRASKMSLYPESTSYSLELGKRLGHLGETKTLPIKVNGLFFNENELNDTYQINFTQESDRLMMTGAFYEGDKVKLILNRLGDQRVYSVRITTTPYSAMCIDLFNPDALTDENQLMITQFINAEGLSGTYELYIEINNVVYPIHQSVSF
- a CDS encoding calcium-translocating P-type ATPase, PMCA-type codes for the protein MANEAESTNITITNLKTGLKPQEIEALKEKYGTNEFTKPKERGLWLELLDVFKEPLMVILIIASGMSFLVGEYQDGVGICMAVLLGIIIGRMTEGRSKKAAESLQKMTGDILVKVLRDGRKQVIHKTEVVPRDLVYLETGDMVPADGVVLEATELKLREDMLTGEADQVTKEKDHILYGGTLVGNGYGLMQVTKIGDETEMGSIAKELHQEEEMTPLQIKLGKLGQRISSISSAVAGMLFIYMLIQILKDSHIQLDFTSWDSFVHSLDSMYFVFPSIKTAFVVCVGLIVAAVPEGLPTMINITLAMTMQKMAKINVLIRKKEACETIGSISVICSDKTGTLTENKMKVGKVFVDGHEVLFKDIANYPLFIENCLINSSADVEFNGTHHNYIGNPTEGAIISMVNNPSYRQVREEATIARQLPFTSSNKFMLTVTKHQTNYHILSKGAPEVILKQCKMELVDGKVRPLTKSREEAILNKMKELQSDAMRIIAFAYQETNRKEEFIGKERFDNQFIFHGFVGINDPLREGVKESIECARRARIETKILTGDNIHTAIAIGKEIGILTAGKRAVEASYIDSLTDAELRKEIKDIAIVARSMPNTKMRIVSALQKNGEVVAVTGDGINDAPALTKADVGIAMGIAGTEVSRNAADIILTDDSFNTIIEAIKWGRGIYNNFQRYLQFTLTVNVIAFLLTIISQIMDHPLPFTTIHLLWVNIIMDGPPALALGLEPIREAVMKRKPISKNANIINRFMLQTILVNSLFMMIVLLCQLEYNFLGADLTHVTAGANEEQTVIFSLFVSLVIFNALNCREFGLVSIFVNFFKNKVALLILFITFIIQITVTQLAGGFFHAVPLSFMMWVKIIALGSTVVLFNECFKWMLRLINISRKKAKRAKKHEVIVSKETTI
- a CDS encoding IS1182 family transposase, producing the protein MIKDFEQLSLNLSQGHPLYDKIVPKNHPLRLIEEQIDFSFVTPLLSDRYSIDYGRPAYSPEVMFKLLFLKMLYNLSDERVIQEAQVNMAYKYFLNLDPEDPLMHPSSLTKFRKLRLNQEDILEDLLGEVINQAIQKNLIPSKTLIMDATHTRSRYKVKTPIENLREVSKNIRKQLYRYVPEVKDHVPPKLHSTASLEEEVIYTQELIEFSHRYQDKNRQIQEAREKALDILKNRTYQAILSVSDPEAKMGYKSKTEAFAGYKTHLAITEERLMTAIEVTTGEVSDGKYLKTLVEKSKKNGIEVKEVLADAAYSSKENLGYMEQENITAVTPLNPIVLNGGKREVEGFEYNKDAGQMRCPAGHLSVRKARTGKKNQKKNQSLTYYFEIEKCKHCPLRDGCYKPGAKSKTYSMTLKSDIHQKAIDYQKTNEFKDRKKQRYKIEAKNAELKQSHGFQTCKFARLFGMKIQTYLTAFVVNTKRIVKLVTEKQAIFQIGLLNLIQKMDMIESKEKGAYYFINNKLLFQWPLEDQWLFHLGKVFYELV
- a CDS encoding bifunctional UDP-sugar hydrolase/5'-nucleotidase translates to MKQLKIYFTSDLHGYIYPTDYTDRTEKPMGLLNILSQYKKDGNTLIIDGGDTIQGSPFMTFLSSENLEKHPMAMVMNEGGYDYVTLGNHEFNYGYNYLKSYLTHLNAKCLCANVVDKTGVLPIASSDIKVMENGLKVGVIGFTTDFIPIWEKAYNLTNFEVRDTFSSIQALHDELKSQVDVLIGIYHGGFEYDLQTHEQLSSSSENIAYKICKELQFDLLLTGHQHVPLQNQTLFGTHIIQTPHNAAKYAQVELTQHDDQSITVTSSLNAVDINPEPSLYQALMPLEERIQTWLDSPVGYLNTELQPTERIDMAIHGSLLANFINQIQLEVSEADLACTSFANSIKGFNTSVTVRDIVSTYVYPNTLVVLEVTGQILKQALEVCASYIHYENGETSVSRRFLQPKVSHYNYDFFSNVFYTFDLTKPVGERVTSMVVNNQEVQPEDTYSLVMNNYRSSGVGGYDFLRGCPVLKEIQIEITEIIIDYFKKHQHVTVDDRQFISVIK